The Engystomops pustulosus chromosome 2, aEngPut4.maternal, whole genome shotgun sequence genomic interval cctttttattatatattacacttATTTACAGCGTGAGCAAGGAAAATAAATATCTGAGAAAGTGCAGTCAGGTATGTAGGACACGTACAGTATGTACAGGACATGTATAATACTCTTCTCtgtacaggtatatacaggaCCAATGGAAATAAATAGCTACCATCCAACAAACAAGAATCATCACAAATACTATACAAATGCAGCAGCAAAGGGAACCTCCACCTTTATACATTTGTTTTAGGGTCCCACTGTCattgtttaaagggcatctaccaccagaatgaaggactgtatgcaaatgagcctgttggGCTCCTGGCTCCACTAATGCctagtggagcctggagcccctcaggctcatttgcatactttacttcattctggtggtagatgccctttaagatatATTTATAGTGGTTAAAGTTCCACTTTTAATACTGAGCTCCAAATTCTCTCTATAGACATAGGTCAGGGGGGTCAGACTGATAATTAAAGTGATGGAAatgaaaacctgttacatcactgtctgtgctttacctCTGCAATGTCCCGCTGCCTGGCAGTGCCATGGCCCTTGTAGCAGGACACTGGACGGTTATACAATATTATGGGATATAAGTCGGTGCAATAAATGTTAGTTTTCAATGCATCAGACTTTGTAATGTTTGGTCCCCGAATTCCAGGTAGTTTATTGGGCATATTGCCCGGACCAAACAGTACCTTGGGACCCAGACTCTCAGGACTCCTACCATTATCATATAGATTCGGTTCGGGCGGTAgactggggcccaagccttctgggCCCCAAACCACCTgcaaaattttatactgagaaggaccttcacccatgaaattcttgaacatctgttcctgctctcaatacacatgtacacaagagtcattgCAGGACCCGATTCTAGTACCATTATAGGGaatataatattcctacagcccaagGCTCATGAAAGTAACTCCTTCTGTTCTGCAGTGAAAACATATTTGTCCCACAGGGAGAGAGGGTCTCCATGGGCAGGGATGTCAAACTCATTTTAACTGGGGGCCACATCAGCCATGTGGTTGCCTTAAAAGGTTAAAAGCCATTATAGCCAATAGTTGCATGGCCCCAATCTGTAGCCCCCCTAGTGTATGAGAACCCCTCCATTCAAATCACCACCTGCCCTCTCTCctttggggtggggtgggggggggggggacatatactcacctttccccataAACCGCGTTCTCTCCTGTGTGGCGCGGTACACGGCTCGGAATCCGGCAGAAGTAATTATTTCATCAGATCGCGTCTGCAGAAACACATACTAAGAATACTGCTGTTTTGGGGGGAGCAGGGAACAGTGTTTATCAGGGTATCGGTTACAGACAATAACACAAGGCTGTGGGGGGTGTTTGACACCCGTGTCCGAGGGAgtctggccccccccccccttgttctgTCTAACAAACATGGCCGACATATGGTCTATTTTTAAAGGACCAAGCACAGCCGTATAAATGTGGCCCTAAAACAACGTGTTGTCTGGTCAGACAACAACCTATTAATGATAAAACCGAGTTTCCTTCTTAAAACTCTAAGCGGAGCATTTGGAGCTCTGTattaggaaaaataaataaagggcCTACCCAAAGAAAGTAAAGAACTTGGAACTTTATAAAATGTGGTTGCAGAGGAGTCTGTGCCCGCAGAGTGGTCTATTTTTCTTCTCCATTCACTATAATGGATCCATGTTGCAGTAGATGTGGTGCCATTCAGGGGCCTCTTACGTTGAATTGTCCCTGTATACGAGCCATTAGCCTTTGTAGACCAAAATTCTGGTTCTGTAGACTGTTTTCAATCTACAGGGGCCCAAACCTCTCAAGGGGAACCTGTCCCATCAAACATGCAGCCGTCTTCCCTACGTGCCAAAATGTGCGCTTGGAAAAAAAAAGTAGGGAAagtttgtttctttttcttttctaagTAAATATTAGATATTTACCAATCAACCAGGGCACTGAACACCCGCACATCACTCCTCCCCTTGGAGCTTTCCAATGAATGAGGTGCACATCCAGGGTATTAGTGCTTAGAGCAGCTAATGTATGAGAGTACTGGGTGATGTACCCCCGACAGTCTGATATTGTTaacctatccataggataagtCATCAATTTTTTAGCCTGAAAACCTGACATCGGGTTAATGGGCAGCATAAAAGCCAacagggtttgttttttttaaaactttaaaatatttttaaaatgatagGTGGCCACAAAGAGACGAGTCTGCTGTGTGGCTTTATCTCTTGTTACTTGGCTTCTATGACGAGTCTCTCCCTATCCACAAACAGGGAGAGGCTTGTCAATCATGCCCAGCAGAGTGGATAGAAGCCACACACCCGACATCTCCTCATGGGCCCAGCTTATTGATACAAAACAGATTTCAGAGGACTACATACCTATGTCATGAGGAAACCCGTTAGATTGCACGCTGCCCATGGATCCTGCCCATAGATACCAGGTCGACTTTAAATAAACAAAGACTGGACATCAAAACTATCAAAACGGTGAGCCATCAATACTGTCTTGGTTACTATTTTGGAAGAGCTCACAGTTCTGACTCCTTGTAATAGTCGTCTAAGTAATATTCGTCATCTGTGGTGGTGTCAGTATCTGTATCTGAAGAATCAACAGGTTCATCCACATCAATAGTAAGAGATTCTTTCACGTTCAGTCCAGGTGGTGGGGAATCATCAGGAGTCCGACCGACTGGATTTATTTCCTGAGAAGAACAATGTTCTTCAGTTCTTAGGAAGCCCGGATTTTTCAAAAAGCTTGGGCTCCATAACCTGCCCTCGGTGAGTGACCGCTTGACATTGTTCAGAATAGCCTCTTGTTGTTCCTTCCCAAAAATCCCATAGTCAAGAGACTTGGATGTACAAACAGGTTTCCGTTCACAGGACTCTTTAGAAATCGGCCAATTATCGTTTTCATCCAAAATTTCAGCTGAACCCCTCCTGTTCCAGGCGTCTCCGGAAGGGCTTTTGCTCCTCAATGTACCGCCGTAGCTTTTCGAAGAAAAACTCCCGTCACTTTTTCTTTTGTAGTCCATGAATTTCTCTTGTCCTGCTGTGTTTAAGAACTTCATGCTCTTTGAACGATACAAGTTGGAGTACGGGTCGTTTTGACAAGCCTTGGGCATTTCCTGGCCACAGTGTTTGTTGACATAAGAAGGATAATGGTCATTTGGAGAGTAGAATACAGGTGGTGAATCCGTATCGGATAACCGAATGCTATCACCATAGGAGCTGGTATGTCTCGGGCTGACCTTATCCTTACTTGTATGATCAGAGGAGAAGCtgaatttttttgcatttattggtTTCATTTTCTTTTGGACAAACTCTGAACAATACGAAGGACGCCGTTGACTCGTGACGTCATTGGTTTTACCGAAATTTGGATAGTGAGAATCAGTTGGTAGACTGGTGTTATATTCCTGGTGAGGGGAGATGTCTTCTGTGTTATATGACCTGCGTTGACTTAAATCTTTGAAACTTTTGGATTTGTAGATTGAAGGCAAGTCTTCTCGTATAGACAGATCTTCTTCCAAGGAGTTTTTCTTGTACACGCCACCTTCTCTTGCAAAATTGTTATTAATGTTATAGTCTTGTTTGTTAGATTCCTGAAAATGCATAAAATCATAGCTGGGGGAATACTTGAGGTTATCATACGAGAACgctggtgatgcaaaaacatctTGGGGATCTGGAGGAGACGGCTCCATGTTTCTGCTACTTGTATATACGTTGAACCTGTCCCGCACCATGGCAATGTCTCTCTCGAGAACATTTCTCTCCAGGTCATGGAAACTGGACTTCCTACTTGGTAATGTATAATAAATGTTATTTGGAGAGGATTTAGGGGAAGATCTTAAAGGACTgtagtcatttttattttttgggtcttCCTTTGATGTGTAGTCGTTTTCATTTTCATAAATGTGCAAGGAGCTAAACTTGTTCACCAAATCACCCCTTTCCTCTTCAGAATTTGGTGTGCCACCCAGATTTGTTTGTAAAGGGATGATGTGGAAATTTAAAAGATGCCTTTTGCATGGATCATCATTATCGATggaatgtatattttcattgtgaGGAGTTTGGGTCATAAAGCTGGCCGTATTTTCAAGGTTTTGTTGATTGTAATCTGGTGCTCCTTCGTGACACCTACTTATCCTATCCAGAAATGCGCTGGGTGCCTTATTTTGCTCAAGAGTCTTATCAAtgttttttaaattgtgtttcGATAGGTCAGAGATCCTCCTTGAGAATTTTCGAGGGAGGCTATAATAAATCGAGACAACCTTACGGTATTCTATTTTATCTATTTCAGGGTGTGATGCATCTGTAAGGGTTTCATAGATTTCTGTATTTTCGATGATTTGTTGAAAGGGATATGCTTTAGGGAGCTGTAAACCTTCTTGAGATACTTTATTTTCAGATTCCAGATTGTTCATCTTCTCACTTTTTTCAGGAGAGGCTGGGGCCCGGCCATCTTCAAAACTGGTAGAATTTTTCCACTCTGACTCGGGGATGACACTTACACGGACATTTCCTTTATAGGGTGCTGGTGTCATAAGTACATGCCGTCTTAGAAGGTTTGTTGACCTGTTCTCCATGGTAGGAAGGAATGTATCTTTGCTAAGGTTCCCTTCTGAAGTTTTCATGGTGGTTTGGCTGACGGGAAACCTTGGCGAGTCTCTGACTATCGGTGGCTCTTTGTATTCTTTGAGTTTGGGGTTTACTTTGTTATCTATCGGATCAATCAAACTTTGGTTTAAGTTTCTTTTCCTTTCACTTTTCTGTTCATCTTCTTCCATGTCTTGGCCAGTTGACGATAGAACATTCTGTCGGGAAAAGACTGACAATTTAGGTCTGGAAATTGTGACACGTTTGGAGTCTTTCACCTGTTCTTTTTCGAGATGATCCCGTTTATGATGAATATATCCACTTCCATTACCTAAACCATCATCTTTATTATACAGGTCATAAGTCTCTGTCTCCTTTAGTAGTGGCGTGTTGTTATTAGAGTCAGATCCACTCTGCTCATTGTATTGACCTCTGTTGAAGTTAACAGACTTAAACTCTGCCCGTACGCGAGAAAATGGAGTAGTCTCTGTTAAGTTTAACCAGTTCTTCACTTTATTATTTACATTAATTGCTTCTTCCTCGGCTATCAGTTGCTCAGCTGTTAACGCTGACCTATCAGATACTGAACCATAGTGAAGCGTAGATAGTGTTTGGAGCGACCTCCAAGTGCTTAAATTTGATCTTGTAAGTGGTTTAATGCTACCACCTTGTACACACCACTGTCCATATCTCATACTGCTCCACATTTCTTTACTTACATCTGGAATACTTGAAAAGTTACTTTCTAGCACAGAGGACATATGGTTATTCTGATCATGTTTATAACTATTTTTGGGTGACATAGTTTCAGGATCATGgtcaaaaatgtcactttcctgttCAAGTAAATCTGGTAGAGAGGATGCATTCCTTTTCTTATGCTTCAGAGTATCTACTGTGAAACTTTCTGGCTCTTTTGTCACTCTTTCTGTCCGATATGGTGCAGCTGGGCAAGTCGACTTTTGGTCTAGGTTTTGCAATGTTCCACCTATGACTGAACCATAGGACGTATAAGGGTTTTGCTGGTATTCACAAGTCCTGAAGTCGTAATATTTTGGCCGATGGATCATATTTTGAATGCAAGTTTTGTCTACAATCTCCGCAGATGGTAAAGTTTCAGGAGCAGGGGTAGCAtcatgttcaataaaattttcacaACTCTTTTTGAGTGACGTAACATTAGCATCATTTGCCAAACTTTCAGTATCCTGGTCAATTACATCTGGGAGAGAGGAGGCATATCTTTTCTGAGACTTCCATGTATCAGAAGGAAACCCCCTTGAGCGATTGTCACTGGATACTCTACTCATATTCATCCAAGCAAATTTTCCCCCAATATCTGAGGTGTTGCTGTACAAATTAGGTGGCTTGTTAGCAGCTGTGTTTTCTCCATCACTTATTTTTGAAGATTTAACATCTGTAGGAGAGGGAATTTCGATTTCATATGATATTTTGGGTTCAAATGAACTGAACTTTTTGCTGCCATCAAATGTCTGATGATAACTTGTGAGTGTCATCTCAGGTCTCAACATTTGTGGTGGGGACTGGTCTTTTTGAGTAGATGAACTAGTATTTGTGGAGTGTAGGACGATATATGGAGCATCAATATCCATTGTATCTGGCTCTGGTATGTGACGAGATGATGTTGTGAGTGTATTAGGATCACAGAGAGTCTTTGTGTGTAATCTTGATGTACAGTCTACTTCATAATGGATATTACATTCTGCATTTTTGCCCCGTTCATGGTCTGGTGTGTTTTGACATTCATTAATAATTAAGTCTGATTTTCTAGAAAGTTCCTCAGTCTGCAGATTGAAGTTGTCTTGATCACTAGACACTTCTGTTTTGCACTTTATAGCGGTTTCCATACTATTTGCATTCAGTTGCATGGGCAAATCACCGTCCACTTCCATTGGTTCAGTTTCCTTATCACTGGCAATACTTAGATTCTCATCAGGAGTTTTATTCATCTCATTGTCATTGAAAGAACTCACTTTATAGTCCTCTTCCCAATACCTATCAGATGGTGTAGGACGTTTGACTTCATGACTGCAACCAGGAGAGTCTTTTATGTCATATCCAGTCGGTCTGTTGTCCAAAATATTCTGTGCATTGTTGATTTCACTTGTAATGGGTGATGGTACATTTTTGTAAAGGTCAATTACTCTGCTCTGACCAGCAGAGTTACCGATATTTATGAGATCCAAAGTGGATTCTGCCCTAAAGGGTCTAGAAGTCTCCTCTGGATGCCCAGAAGTAAATGCATTATTCCACTTGATGGAGGTGATCGGTGTCCTCCTTGACTTGTGCGGTCTTGTCCTTTCTAGGTTTATGTTTGGAGAGGACAATTGCTGCAAACTACTAGATGAAAAAGAGCCACAACCAGGAGGAGGACTTGGAGATGTGCTGCTTACAGATGAAAAGTGTGAAGTACTCTCTTTGTGGGAAACCTCTGGTTTGGAAACCGGGCGTTGTCTGTTTGAGTACATCTCATAAAACTTTCTTGGCTGGTATGTTGCATACGTTGTATGCGTCTCTGACACTGTTTGTCTTCCATCATGAGAAGGTAAACTGCTGTACGTTTTTGCAGGCTCTGATGTATTATGGGGCGAGCCATCTTTGCTGTATTGCCTTCCATAGCTTCCAAGTCTACTAGTCGGGGGTGTTTGCTTATGGCTTTGTTCTTGGGTAAGTTTTTGATCCAGGTCACCTAAAACTAAAACATAGAAGAGTTCCAATCAGATCACAGTTACTAAAAATGTCAACTTTatgcaaaaataaatgaataaataaaaataatggagGAAAAGGCCTTATAGAAAGGACCAAAAAAAAATCCTGCACTTTATTTATTACTTTCTGGACTGCCTCTTGGCTAGTGCTCTAAGGCAGGGCAATCCTTATTGAAATTATCTACACAAAAAGGAATGTGTGAGTCACGGCCATATAATTGCTGTTGTCCAAGTGTTTGCCAACACAAACAGATAGCTGAGCGTGCACAGATACATTGCGTGCAATATCTTGTAATGTACAGATGTTGAGCCTTGGCTTGACCGCTGCGCCACATCAAATAACATCTTATGAAAGGCTAACACCAAGTATCTTATCATTAGTATTTGTGGTGATGCGTATACAGGAAATTTACAAAGTCCACATGCGGGCCCTAATTACTAAACAAATTATCCAAGTAGTTTGATTTCTGCCAAAGGCCCCAATTCCCCCATAGAAAGTCTAGGGAATTGATCAAAACCAACATTATTGTCGGTATTTCCCAGTCCACCACTGGGACTGATGGAAACCTGGAAAATACGGCCTCATAATTTTGTCAGAAAAGATGAGCAAATTTGTCAAAAACTTGATTCAGGTTTTAATTCAATGAGTCCGAAGCCTTGACTGAACTCCTGCTTTGTGACTTGGTTGGGCACCTTAGCCCAGCAGCAAATCTGCAAAGACTAGGGGGCTCTCAAAGATTAACCACCCTTGTGCAGCTCTGAATCTGACTGGGAAAACGGTGTCCTCCTAGAACCAGAACCGATGCATACACCAGTTGACACCCTATCTGGGATAGTGGAGAGCAGCTACTTTTTGAGAGCCAACTTTGTACAGAAATTCTGCCACGAACAGGGTGCCAGGCCACGCCAAAAAAGGGCTCCAGGTGGTCAGATAGAGCTTCCACAATGCCCTGGTTACTGGACTTTGTTACCAGGAATTGCCTGGTAGTTATGACAAAGTGTTAAGAGTAATCAGTTGTCTCCGGGTCCTTCCATTATTTAACATACATCTACAACACTGCCAAATCCTGATGATGACAAATGTCCACGAGTCAAGGATTCAAATAATATTGTAAAGAGTCTTTACTTAAGTACACTAACCTTGAAACACCTCCTTCTCTAGTTGGGTGGTGGACTTTGTGGTGGCATTTTCTCTTAGTCGATTATGTTGCGCCTCGAAAAAACTGGCAATCTGCTTTACACTCCGTGCGGAATTGTAAATTTCAAACTGTGGATACAAACGAAAAGTCAACATGTATGGcaacaaaaaaaagatttttttaaataaaaaaaaaacaaactgaaaaaaaataagcTTAGTTATTATTAAAATTGTAAATATTACAGTCTAAACTATTAAAAGAAATACAGGtaatcaatttatttttttttacatcaacaggacttgtttttttttgtgtgatgggTTGTATGTTTGGCACAAGTTACCGTTACATTTTAGGCATTGGGAAACTGTACTAAACATTATTTGATAAGTGCCATGGGGCAAGAAAGTCAAACATATAGTAAGTGATGTCAACTTCACCCATTTGTTTCACTACTTTCAAAGAATGACCGTAAAATCATTTTTATGGAACTATGATTTGTTTTGCCCTTTTTAAACAATTGTCATCGTCCACTAGTTTTAGTTAAGCgttatacaaaagaaaaaaaaaaacaacaacattttgTTGCATTTTGGGAAGCACATTGTCACTTCAGTTTCACTTTGTTTCCACAGGCTGCATAAAACAATCTAAAGGAGTAAAAAAGTTGTCCAAGATTTCTTATAAAGTGCCAGCAGGTACATTTTGTGTAAAGAATAACAAACTATGGCCCCCTATCCATAGCCCCTCAGGTTCCATTGCAGGTGCTCTGGCACCAAGGGCTTTTTTTTAGCCAGCGAACACGGTTGGATTTCAGCGATTAGTTCAGCAATGAACATGATGTCAGTGTTGCAGATCAGAGCACAGGTGCTGGAACCGT includes:
- the EXPH5 gene encoding exophilin-5 produces the protein MSNPGGDRLDLSFLEEEEATRILEVLERDEQLRRTERDRLSKLKSWKRDVKWLHAVSGEWFEEIQKKKFKDTDVRSLVKPPLTHRLKKKTPKGETESSRMTTSRNYQPQKNSASSFLGLRSPLSSLFSFRKSAKQILKPPPQERQSIFSVSGQISPNTEVKKKFEIYNSARSVKQIASFFEAQHNRLRENATTKSTTQLEKEVFQVLGDLDQKLTQEQSHKQTPPTSRLGSYGRQYSKDGSPHNTSEPAKTYSSLPSHDGRQTVSETHTTYATYQPRKFYEMYSNRQRPVSKPEVSHKESTSHFSSVSSTSPSPPPGCGSFSSSSLQQLSSPNINLERTRPHKSRRTPITSIKWNNAFTSGHPEETSRPFRAESTLDLINIGNSAGQSRVIDLYKNVPSPITSEINNAQNILDNRPTGYDIKDSPGCSHEVKRPTPSDRYWEEDYKVSSFNDNEMNKTPDENLSIASDKETEPMEVDGDLPMQLNANSMETAIKCKTEVSSDQDNFNLQTEELSRKSDLIINECQNTPDHERGKNAECNIHYEVDCTSRLHTKTLCDPNTLTTSSRHIPEPDTMDIDAPYIVLHSTNTSSSTQKDQSPPQMLRPEMTLTSYHQTFDGSKKFSSFEPKISYEIEIPSPTDVKSSKISDGENTAANKPPNLYSNTSDIGGKFAWMNMSRVSSDNRSRGFPSDTWKSQKRYASSLPDVIDQDTESLANDANVTSLKKSCENFIEHDATPAPETLPSAEIVDKTCIQNMIHRPKYYDFRTCEYQQNPYTSYGSVIGGTLQNLDQKSTCPAAPYRTERVTKEPESFTVDTLKHKKRNASSLPDLLEQESDIFDHDPETMSPKNSYKHDQNNHMSSVLESNFSSIPDVSKEMWSSMRYGQWCVQGGSIKPLTRSNLSTWRSLQTLSTLHYGSVSDRSALTAEQLIAEEEAINVNNKVKNWLNLTETTPFSRVRAEFKSVNFNRGQYNEQSGSDSNNNTPLLKETETYDLYNKDDGLGNGSGYIHHKRDHLEKEQVKDSKRVTISRPKLSVFSRQNVLSSTGQDMEEDEQKSERKRNLNQSLIDPIDNKVNPKLKEYKEPPIVRDSPRFPVSQTTMKTSEGNLSKDTFLPTMENRSTNLLRRHVLMTPAPYKGNVRVSVIPESEWKNSTSFEDGRAPASPEKSEKMNNLESENKVSQEGLQLPKAYPFQQIIENTEIYETLTDASHPEIDKIEYRKVVSIYYSLPRKFSRRISDLSKHNLKNIDKTLEQNKAPSAFLDRISRCHEGAPDYNQQNLENTASFMTQTPHNENIHSIDNDDPCKRHLLNFHIIPLQTNLGGTPNSEEERGDLVNKFSSLHIYENENDYTSKEDPKNKNDYSPLRSSPKSSPNNIYYTLPSRKSSFHDLERNVLERDIAMVRDRFNVYTSSRNMEPSPPDPQDVFASPAFSYDNLKYSPSYDFMHFQESNKQDYNINNNFAREGGVYKKNSLEEDLSIREDLPSIYKSKSFKDLSQRRSYNTEDISPHQEYNTSLPTDSHYPNFGKTNDVTSQRRPSYCSEFVQKKMKPINAKKFSFSSDHTSKDKVSPRHTSSYGDSIRLSDTDSPPVFYSPNDHYPSYVNKHCGQEMPKACQNDPYSNLYRSKSMKFLNTAGQEKFMDYKRKSDGSFSSKSYGGTLRSKSPSGDAWNRRGSAEILDENDNWPISKESCERKPVCTSKSLDYGIFGKEQQEAILNNVKRSLTEGRLWSPSFLKNPGFLRTEEHCSSQEINPVGRTPDDSPPPGLNVKESLTIDVDEPVDSSDTDTDTTTDDEYYLDDYYKESEL